CACAAATCCTTTTACAGCCCAGAGGTTCTCATAATACTGCAAGGTCTCTTTGATACTATAATGATTTGTGCTCGTATGGGCCATAATCCCCTCCGATCCTGCTTCTACATAGAGGATATTTGTTGGATCGATGACCGCAAATTTATTGTCCATAAAACCGGTTAGTGTATTCCTGATCTGATGATCTTCACGAATACCGGACACTAGCAGTTTGATTACATCCATATAATCCAGCGCATCGAAGACAATACTAAGCTTCTCCTTGGGCAGATCATGACCTTGTTCTACGAGCGCAATGCTGCTATCCTGCGACACTTCGATCTGATACTTGATCAATTCTTGCCTTAATTTATCACGAACCTTATCTGAACATATCAATTGAACCATCCGAAGTCTCCTATTGACAGCATACAAAATTCGTTATTCTACAACCATCCTATCATAGATCATCCTGATTTTTACTAACTCCTCAATTCCTTTTTTCCTGTACTTCAGAGAACCGAAATTCGCAATAAAATACGTATCCTTTTGTTTATCATAGAGCATATAAGTCCCAGTAGCGCCGACACCGCCATACAGATCCGTCATTGAGCCCAGCAGAAAGGACAGCTCACTAAAGTCAAATAACATCATGCCCATACTGTAATGAATTCCTTTCTCATATTGCTGATCAAAGCTCGTCATCTGACGATACACCTCATCCGACAACCATTCTCCTCCTTCTAGTGCTCGCATGAACGTTAATAAATCATTCATTGTCGTGACCACTCCCCCGCCTGCCCAGTCAACCGATAGTGCATCTCTTCTGCTAAAGTCAATATCATTGATGTAGATTCCAAGTAATTCAGCCGCCGCCGGTCGCTCGGTAGTGAACAAATAGCTATGATCCATCCCTAATGGCTTGAATACTTTTTCCTCTAGAATCGTCGAGTAAGATTGACCTTCCACTGCTTCGAGGATAAGTCCGAGCAAAATATACCCCGTATCCGAATAATAAAATTGTTGTCCTGGAATTCCAATGGGTTCCTGATGATCTCTCGTGAACGAGATTAGCTCTTGGGGAGTGAAGGCAAGATCTGAATTGGATGAGATTCTAGCCAGCATCGGTTCTCCGTGCAATACAGGTCCTTCAAAATAATCTGCAGCTCCTGACGTATGAGTCAAGAGATGTCTAATCGTTACTTGATCACTATAATCTATGCCGTCTATCACAAATAATCTCTCAAGTATATCCTGATCAAGCCAATTAATGATCTTGTCGTCATATTCAAGCTTGCCTTCATCGACCAGTAAACCAAAAATAGCAGCACACATCGTTTTACCGATACTGGCAGAATGATACGGATTGTCAGCATGAACAGCTTTTTCTGAAGAATGATTTACTTTTCCTACAGCAAATTGTTCATTGTATCCCGTTTGGTTGGAGTAAATCGTTAGTAAGACACTGGATAAATCAGGGTTGTTATTGACCGTTTTGGTTAAATGGCTGCGGATCTGTTCGCTGGCTTCTTTTTCTGACAACGGCCTGTTCATCACAGCTAATATGACCCATCCTAAAACAATAATGATAACGATGCCTGCCAAAATGCTAATGACAATTCTCAATTGTGTGACCACCTTTCGATTCATGTATTTATATACATAATCTAATCCGTAGATTGGAAAATAGATGCCATTCTACGGTAAGTGGTCATTTTTTAAGGCTAAGTCATCTTTTTTAAAGGCTCAACGCAGCTTATGAGAGGATCTGTTAATACTGTGTCGTCACATACAAATCTCCATCCAGTGATTGGATAAACGGCGTCCATTCTCCTGCTGAATAGATCAACAGCCGATGCATCGCACGTGTGCAGGCCGTATAGAAGAGCTTACGCTCGCTCTCCTGATGATACGTATCTGCAGACGCATCATAGATTAGGACAGCATCAAATTCCACACCCTTCGCTAAGTAGACAGGGATAATCGACACACCTGCTTCAAAAGTGAGCGTACGCTTTGTGATCAGCTTCACATCTTGGCAGCCTCTTGCTGTAAGCAGCTCATATGCCTCTTTACTCTCGGCTGCCGTCTTTGTGATGATGCCAATTGAGGTGAGTCCTTCTTCCCTAAGAGAAGTGAGGTGCTCGGCCATACGAATGATCCGATTCTCTCCATTTTCAACGCTATACAGGTCAGGCTTCCTGCCACTTCGATCAAAAGGGATAACCTCTTTGGCTTCGGGCAGCATTGCTTTGGTAAATGTAACAATCTCTCTCGTCGAACGATAACTGCGTATCAGGTGAAATAAACTTGTGTCCGCTTCGCCATATAGCCGAATGAGCGGGGAGTCCACACCATAGAGCTCCGTTGCCTGCGTGTAAATAGCCTGGCTGAAATCTCCCAGAACTGTCATTCGAGCACGAGGAAACATTTTTTTGAGGTACTCATATTGAAACATCGAATAATCCTGCCCCTCGTCCACGAACACATGCCGCACCCCGGTATTTGTCCGAACGCCTTCAATGAGCTCTTTTAAGTACAAATAGGGGGTGGCATCTTCGTAGAACAGTTCTAGCCGGCAGAGCTTATCCTTCGTCTGCTGACAAATTTGGGCCCATAACGAGGGGACATCGGCTTGATTCGTCTTCAGCATAAACACACGTTCTTCCTCAAATAAACTTGAGTATACCTTCACCATATCAATGAAAGACAACCGCTTTACACTTTGTTTTACAGGTGAGAATTGTTCTTTCACAACCATTGCTCTTAGCAGCTCTTCCTCCCGATCGGCGAAGTCAAAATCCCCTTCATCCGCCCTGCGCCGGTTATTTAATCTCTCTCTGACCTCTTCATATTGCTCGGCAAAGTCAAAGACTGCCCTCTCGTTATGCAATTCATGATATACTTGGGCATATGCATCCTGATCAAGATAATCAAGCTCATCTCGTACCCAAGAAGCTTCCCGTTCTTTTTTCTCAAGAATACGAAGTTCACTTAACAACCACTCCTTCAGCAGTGCAATCCGATTGGCTAGACGAATGGAAGCATCATAGCTGTAGAATTTAGATTTTATTTGCTCTGCTGTGATTAGATCATGTCCACGAAACCGAATGGAACTAAATTGCATCCCCTCCCGCATAAGCCCATCTGCGTAGTTTTGTATAGCCATCAGGAATGCCTCAGAAGCTTTGTATTTTATACCGCTTAACCTTGCTGCGTACTCTTCTTCATTGGATGGTTGTGCTGTCAATATATATTCCATCTGATCAAACGGATCCTCGAGATGAAATGTGTCGCTAAGCGAATATTCAAGATATTCCTGAAAGGTCACCTGCTGCATATTCTCTTCGCCGAGCTCAGGCAGTACAGTCGACACGTAGCTATTGAACATCGGATTTGGTGAGAATAGAACGACTTGATCCGCAGTTAATCTATCCCGATGCTTGTAGAGAAGATATGCAACACGCTGAAGCGCTGCTGAAGTTTTGCCGCTGCCTGCTGCACCCTGAACGATCAGCATTCGACTGGTATCGTCTCGGATAATGGCGTTCTGTTCCTTCTGTATTGTAGCTACAATACTCTTCATCTGATGGTCAGCACCTTGACCAAGCACCTGTTGCAATAATTCGTCTCCGATCGTCAGACTCGTGTCAAACACATTGTGCAGCTTGCCTTGCCGAATCTGGTACTGTCTCTTCAGCGTCATCGTACCTGTGATATGTCCGCTTGGTGTATCATAGCCTGCCACTCCCGGCTCATCATCGTAATACATGCTTGCTATCGGGGTGCGCCAGTCATAAACTAAGAAATCCATTCCTTCCGAATCTACAAAGGAAGAAACTCCGATATAGACCTTTTCCGTGAAGTTCATCCCTTTTTCCACAAAATCAATTCTGCCGAAATAAGGCGAGCCCAGCAATCGCTTCATATTCTTTAACTGCTGCAAACGAAGCTTGTGGCTTCTTTCCCGTTCAGATAATAGCACCTCCTGCTGCCTTATGCTGTAAAACGTTTCTTCAAAGTCCTCATGCGTATTGGTATTGACCGTCACTTCTTCCCAGAAACGACGGCGAATACCTGTTACCTGATCATGTAGTCCTGTAACCTCCGGTTCCAATTCAATTATTCTCGCTTCCAGCTCACGTACAACCTGATCTAGCCGTTCCTGTTCTTGGGTCCATTCCTTCGCATTCATCACTTGTAGATCCGCTCCTTTATTCGAAATTTGACAATCCACTAAGCATATGATACGATTATAGTGTGAGATTAAAAAATAGGATCATTATGCCTTGTGATAAAGCATTGAGACATTCGTTTCAACATAGTATCACATTGCTTTTTTGTGTGCAAATCATTTTTTATTCATAATCAGACTCAGCAGCCTGTCGGGGCTGTTTTTTTGTATACTCCCATCTTCTGCCTTGTCTAAGACGCTCCCTTTATAAAACATAAAGCCACCCTGTAAGGTGGCTCTAATTGATAGTATCTATTTATTCATTCTTTATGCCTAAACGCGAACTTCATTAACCTTCCACAATATCTGCACGTAGATCTGACGCGACTTCCATCATCATAGGTACTACCTCTTCTTGAGAAATGGCTACATAAATATCCCCATCATAATGTCGGAACGGAATCCGCATCTCTCCCAGCTCCCACATGAAGAAATCACCCTTAATAGACATCGTACTCTCAGGACCCTTTACAGTCAGTACGGTCTCATAAGTAAAATCAGTCTTCCCTGCAAAATATGCCTTGCACTCATCTAAAGAAATATCTTGAGCTTCTCCAGCATCTTGCATCGATCTTGTAATTCGAAATCGTTGATTCATTATATATCCTCCAGAAGTAAATTAAGCTGTTATTCTAACATACATCGTTCAATAACCAAAGAAAGCATCCTTTTTAATATTCTGCTTAGTAATCGCATTTTTTTGCAAGTGAGAAGATACTGATTCTACCAGAGATTTGGGCCCGGCAGCATAGTATTTGCCACGATTGTTATATTCATTTACAAATCGGCTGATTGCTTGATCTAGCTGCTCTCTTGAATCCAGATAAATAACCTGGATCCAAGGGCGGCGCCCAGCCATCTCATCGAGCTCGTCTTTAAATAAATAGGAGCTATGGCTGTCCAGATAGAGCACCTGAATAGGTCTCTCCACTACATCTTTCGCTGTCTCAAGCTCTGTCAGAATTGACCGGATTGGCGTTATTCCAATACCTCCTGCAACTAGCAGAGAAGGGCTGCTGTTATCAAGGTAAAATGCCCCAACCGGACCGCTTACCTTCATCTTCATCCCCTGCTTCAGCTCTAACATTGCCTGTTTATAGTCACTCGGTGTATTCCCAATCCGTGTCGTTATCTTGACAACCTTCTCGGACGGAGTGGAGGCGATACTGAACGGTTTGGTCCCATTCTTTACTGCTCGATGTGTAATACTGAATAACCCGTATTGACCCGCTCTCCATATAAAATCTTGATCCTTCTCAAATACGAAAGTATACACATCATTCGTTTCTTTATAGCTTTCCAATAATGTAAGCTCTCTTTTCTTAAATATAGAGAACATATCTTTAAGAAAACTCATACCTCTACCACCCTTTACCTCAGGTATTTTCCGGTAATCGATGCTTCTGCTTGAAGGATCTGTGCAGGGGGACCTTCATACACGATTTGACCGCCCTTGCTTCCTCCATCAGGCCCCAGATCAATAATCCAATCCGCTTGGCTGATCACTTCAAGGTTATGCTCAATGACAATGACCGTATTTCCGGTATCTACGAGACGATTCATGATAGCAAGCAAATGCCCAATATCAGACATATGGAGACCTGTTGTCGGCTCGTCCATTACATAGATGCTGCCCTTCTTGTGCAGCTCGCTTGCCAGCTTGATACGCTGACATTCTCCGCCAGACAACGTGCTGAGGGGCTGACCGAGTGTCACATAGGTTAATCCTACATCACTCATCGCCTGCAGCTTACGGACAACTTCCTTAAGCTCAAAGAATTCCAGGGCCTGCTCAACCGTCATTGCCAGTACATCTGCAATCGATTTGCCGTTCAGCTTGTACTCCAGCACCTCTTCCTTAAAGCGTTTGCCTCCACACACATCACAAGGCAGCTTCACGCTATCTAGAAATGCCAGGTCCGTATATACAACCCCCAGCCCCTGGCAATTCTCACAAGCCCCTTTGGAGTTAAAGCTGAATAAGCCTTGGTTTACTTTGTTTGCGGAAGCAAACGCTTTGCGCACATCATCCATAATCCCCGTATAGGTAGCCGGATTCGAACGTGTTGAGACACCTACTGCAGATTGATCGATGACGATTGCATCGGGATGCTCGCTGAGAAATATATCGTTAATCAGCGTACTTTTCCCTGAACCAGCAACTCCTGTAACAACGGTCAAAATGCCTGCTGGAATATCAACACTCACGTTCTTCAAATTATGCAGCGATGCATCCTTGATCGAGAGCTGCCCTGATGGGCGTCTCGATTCCTGCTTCAATTGAAGGGGAAGCTTCATATGGTTGCCCGTCAGCGTATTCGACTCAAGCAGACCTTGATAGCTGCCTTCATATACGATATTTCCGCCGCGACTTCCGGCATAAGGACCTACATCCACAATATGATCCGCGACCTTGATGACATCAGGATCATGCTCAACTACGATCACCGTATTGCCCTTATCGCGCAGCTTCTGTAGTAATTCATTCAGTCTATGTACGTCTCGTGGATGCAGACCCACACTGGGCTCATCAAAAATATAAGTTACATCAACCAGACTTCCGCTTAAATGCTTGACCATCTTGACCCGCTGAGACTCGCCCCCAGACAAGGTATCTGTCTCACGATCCAGCGTCAAATAGTCGAGTCCAATATCGACGAGATGCTGAAGCCGCTCAGTCAGCGATTTAACAATAGGAGCTGCAATCGGCTCGTTAATATTCTGAATCACATCAAGAAGCTCCCCTACTTCCATAGAGGACATATCCGCAATATTAAGCCCATTAATCTTGCAGCTTAAAGTGGCTTGGCTGAGTCTCGCACCGTGACAACTGGAGCAAGGGCCTTCGGAGATATAAGGAGCAACTGCTTTTTGTGTCCGCTCGGATTTGGTCTTTACATCCTGCTTGATGTATTTGTTGGTAAACTTCTCAATGACACCTTCTACTGTCACATTCGTTGCTTTTCCGGCAAAATCCATCTTTACTTTCCGTGCTTTAGAATAGAGCAGCTGTTCCAGCTCTTCCTCCGAATAATCACTCAGCTTCTTATCTGGATCATAGTCTCCCGACTGCATCAGCATGTTCCATTCCCAGCCGTTCACCGAATAGTCAGGCAGCATAATGGCTCCTTCGGAGAGAGACTTGGATCTATCGATAGCCTTGTTCATGTTAACACCCAGCTTCCGTCCCAAGCCGCTGCACTCCGGGCACATCCCTTGTGGATCGTTAAAAGAGAACATATGAGCTGCTCCAACATGCGGCTGACCGACTCGAGAGAACAGCAGGCGCAGGATCGGCGAAATATCGGTAATCGTACCCATCGTGGAATGCGA
This sequence is a window from Paenibacillus urinalis. Protein-coding genes within it:
- a CDS encoding LytTR family DNA-binding domain-containing protein → MVQLICSDKVRDKLRQELIKYQIEVSQDSSIALVEQGHDLPKEKLSIVFDALDYMDVIKLLVSGIREDHQIRNTLTGFMDNKFAVIDPTNILYVEAGSEGIMAHTSTNHYSIKETLQYYENLWAVKGFVRINKSQLVNLLHVKEITPWFNSRYVIRMDNNTELEVSKMFSKKLRNTLKI
- a CDS encoding serine hydrolase domain-containing protein → MRIVISILAGIVIIIVLGWVILAVMNRPLSEKEASEQIRSHLTKTVNNNPDLSSVLLTIYSNQTGYNEQFAVGKVNHSSEKAVHADNPYHSASIGKTMCAAIFGLLVDEGKLEYDDKIINWLDQDILERLFVIDGIDYSDQVTIRHLLTHTSGAADYFEGPVLHGEPMLARISSNSDLAFTPQELISFTRDHQEPIGIPGQQFYYSDTGYILLGLILEAVEGQSYSTILEEKVFKPLGMDHSYLFTTERPAAAELLGIYINDIDFSRRDALSVDWAGGGVVTTMNDLLTFMRALEGGEWLSDEVYRQMTSFDQQYEKGIHYSMGMMLFDFSELSFLLGSMTDLYGGVGATGTYMLYDKQKDTYFIANFGSLKYRKKGIEELVKIRMIYDRMVVE
- the helD gene encoding RNA polymerase recycling motor HelD — protein: MNAKEWTQEQERLDQVVRELEARIIELEPEVTGLHDQVTGIRRRFWEEVTVNTNTHEDFEETFYSIRQQEVLLSERERSHKLRLQQLKNMKRLLGSPYFGRIDFVEKGMNFTEKVYIGVSSFVDSEGMDFLVYDWRTPIASMYYDDEPGVAGYDTPSGHITGTMTLKRQYQIRQGKLHNVFDTSLTIGDELLQQVLGQGADHQMKSIVATIQKEQNAIIRDDTSRMLIVQGAAGSGKTSAALQRVAYLLYKHRDRLTADQVVLFSPNPMFNSYVSTVLPELGEENMQQVTFQEYLEYSLSDTFHLEDPFDQMEYILTAQPSNEEEYAARLSGIKYKASEAFLMAIQNYADGLMREGMQFSSIRFRGHDLITAEQIKSKFYSYDASIRLANRIALLKEWLLSELRILEKKEREASWVRDELDYLDQDAYAQVYHELHNERAVFDFAEQYEEVRERLNNRRRADEGDFDFADREEELLRAMVVKEQFSPVKQSVKRLSFIDMVKVYSSLFEEERVFMLKTNQADVPSLWAQICQQTKDKLCRLELFYEDATPYLYLKELIEGVRTNTGVRHVFVDEGQDYSMFQYEYLKKMFPRARMTVLGDFSQAIYTQATELYGVDSPLIRLYGEADTSLFHLIRSYRSTREIVTFTKAMLPEAKEVIPFDRSGRKPDLYSVENGENRIIRMAEHLTSLREEGLTSIGIITKTAAESKEAYELLTARGCQDVKLITKRTLTFEAGVSIIPVYLAKGVEFDAVLIYDASADTYHQESERKLFYTACTRAMHRLLIYSAGEWTPFIQSLDGDLYVTTQY
- a CDS encoding ferredoxin--NADP reductase translates to MSFLKDMFSIFKKRELTLLESYKETNDVYTFVFEKDQDFIWRAGQYGLFSITHRAVKNGTKPFSIASTPSEKVVKITTRIGNTPSDYKQAMLELKQGMKMKVSGPVGAFYLDNSSPSLLVAGGIGITPIRSILTELETAKDVVERPIQVLYLDSHSSYLFKDELDEMAGRRPWIQVIYLDSREQLDQAISRFVNEYNNRGKYYAAGPKSLVESVSSHLQKNAITKQNIKKDAFFGY
- a CDS encoding excinuclease ABC subunit UvrA; this encodes MTEWNQEYIVLSGARENNLNDVSLRIPKRKITIFTGVSGSGKSSIVFDTIAAESTRLLNENFSMFVRNFLPRVPQPDTDAIENLSMAVIVDQKRLGGGSHSTMGTITDISPILRLLFSRVGQPHVGAAHMFSFNDPQGMCPECSGLGRKLGVNMNKAIDRSKSLSEGAIMLPDYSVNGWEWNMLMQSGDYDPDKKLSDYSEEELEQLLYSKARKVKMDFAGKATNVTVEGVIEKFTNKYIKQDVKTKSERTQKAVAPYISEGPCSSCHGARLSQATLSCKINGLNIADMSSMEVGELLDVIQNINEPIAAPIVKSLTERLQHLVDIGLDYLTLDRETDTLSGGESQRVKMVKHLSGSLVDVTYIFDEPSVGLHPRDVHRLNELLQKLRDKGNTVIVVEHDPDVIKVADHIVDVGPYAGSRGGNIVYEGSYQGLLESNTLTGNHMKLPLQLKQESRRPSGQLSIKDASLHNLKNVSVDIPAGILTVVTGVAGSGKSTLINDIFLSEHPDAIVIDQSAVGVSTRSNPATYTGIMDDVRKAFASANKVNQGLFSFNSKGACENCQGLGVVYTDLAFLDSVKLPCDVCGGKRFKEEVLEYKLNGKSIADVLAMTVEQALEFFELKEVVRKLQAMSDVGLTYVTLGQPLSTLSGGECQRIKLASELHKKGSIYVMDEPTTGLHMSDIGHLLAIMNRLVDTGNTVIVIEHNLEVISQADWIIDLGPDGGSKGGQIVYEGPPAQILQAEASITGKYLR